One genomic region from Candidatus Woesearchaeota archaeon encodes:
- the grpE gene encoding nucleotide exchange factor GrpE, which translates to MVFDKIREAFSKTDEKYEILYYKYSQIKMENIKLKEKHTKEMQHHKEKVHEIMAKHLINLYEDVETAKSDSFKVKASDKETQRLLISLNKVEKDMKSVMTNFSIETYDAEDRMFDPELHEIASYQDAKGMKKGIIINTVKKGFKYRNNIIKKPKVLVTK; encoded by the coding sequence ATGGTATTTGACAAGATCAGAGAAGCGTTCTCTAAAACAGATGAAAAGTATGAAATATTATATTACAAATACTCTCAAATCAAGATGGAGAACATCAAATTAAAGGAGAAGCATACAAAGGAGATGCAACATCATAAAGAAAAAGTACATGAGATTATGGCAAAACATTTAATTAATCTTTATGAAGATGTTGAGACTGCAAAATCAGATAGTTTCAAAGTAAAGGCATCAGATAAAGAGACTCAAAGACTTTTAATTAGTTTAAATAAAGTAGAAAAAGATATGAAATCTGTAATGACTAATTTTTCAATTGAAACTTATGATGCTGAAGATAGGATGTTTGATCCAGAATTGCACGAAATAGCTTCTTATCAAGATGCTAAAGGAATGAAGAAAGGAATAATTATTAATACAGTAAAAAAAGGTTTCAAATATAGAAATAATATTATTAAAAAACCGAAAGTTCTTGTTACAAAATAA